One Streptococcus sp. zg-86 DNA window includes the following coding sequences:
- a CDS encoding threonine aldolase family protein: MLHFENDYNKGAHPALLEALIATNDLGLSGYGTDEYSRRASEKIRQATMCPQAEITFLTGGTQTNQVVIDALLASYEGVIAADTGHISVHEAGAIEFSGHKVLTLPHQDGKIQASAVRQLLETFYADANHEHMVFPGMVYISHPTEYGTLYSKEELSDLATVCKDYQIPLFLDGARLGYGLAARSTDLDLPTIAELTDVFSIGGTKMGALMGEAVVFTKSNQPKHFTTIVKQHGALLAKGRLIGIQFDRLFTENLYLQLGSHAITMAEQLIGILEEKGYRFYLKSPTNQQFLLLTDSELEKLEKAGVCYGFWEKYDATYNVIRLATSWSTSQEDIDALAQIL, encoded by the coding sequence ATGCTACATTTTGAAAATGATTACAATAAGGGAGCGCATCCTGCACTATTGGAGGCTCTTATTGCAACGAATGATTTGGGCTTATCGGGCTATGGTACAGATGAGTATAGTCGTCGAGCAAGCGAGAAAATTCGACAGGCCACTATGTGTCCTCAGGCTGAGATTACTTTTTTAACAGGCGGTACCCAGACCAATCAAGTGGTTATTGATGCTCTCCTAGCTTCTTATGAGGGGGTGATTGCAGCAGACACTGGTCACATTTCTGTGCATGAGGCTGGTGCAATTGAATTTTCAGGTCATAAGGTACTGACACTACCTCATCAGGATGGAAAAATTCAAGCAAGTGCTGTCCGTCAGCTCTTAGAAACTTTTTATGCGGATGCCAATCATGAGCACATGGTCTTTCCAGGAATGGTCTATATTTCGCATCCGACAGAGTATGGCACCCTTTACAGTAAGGAAGAACTGTCAGATTTAGCTACAGTCTGCAAGGACTATCAGATTCCCCTCTTTTTAGATGGTGCACGTTTGGGCTATGGATTAGCAGCACGTTCGACAGACCTTGATTTGCCAACGATTGCGGAATTGACAGATGTCTTTTCTATCGGTGGTACGAAAATGGGGGCGCTTATGGGAGAGGCCGTTGTCTTTACCAAGTCTAATCAGCCCAAACATTTTACAACGATTGTCAAACAACATGGTGCACTCCTAGCAAAGGGGCGTTTGATAGGTATTCAGTTTGATCGTTTGTTTACCGAGAATCTCTATCTGCAATTAGGAAGTCATGCCATTACCATGGCTGAGCAATTGATTGGAATATTGGAAGAAAAAGGCTATCGCTTCTATCTTAAATCTCCCACCAACCAGCAATTTTTATTATTGACAGATTCGGAATTAGAAAAATTAGAAAAAGCTGGAGTCTGCTATGGATTTTGGGAAAAATATGATGCTACCTATAACGTTATTCGCTTAGCAACCAGCTGGTCAACCAGTCAGGAAGATATAGACGCATTAGCTCAGATTTTATAA
- a CDS encoding cysteine desulfurase family protein codes for MIYLDNAATTRPYPEALATYTEVASKILGNPSSLHQLGSQASRILQASRKQIADLIGVLPQEIFFTSGGTEGDNWVIKGVAFEKEQFGKHIVVSDIEHPAVKESALWLKTQGYEVDFAPVDQQGFVDVEKLATLLRPDTILVSVMAVNNEIGSIQPIQAISDLLKDKPTISFHVDAVQALAKIPVATYLTERVDFATFSSHKFHGLRGVGFAYIKNGKKITPLLTGGGQETDKRSTTENLAGIAATAKALRLAMERQEEFTHKTSQMKQVLLQGLSAYEDIRIFSGQDQFAPHILTFGLKGVRGEVLVHAFEEYGIYVSTTSACSSKAGKPAGTLLSMGVQSQLATTAVRMSLDLENDMSQIEQVLTTFKIIYEQTKKVR; via the coding sequence ATGATTTATTTAGATAATGCGGCGACCACGCGTCCTTATCCTGAGGCTCTTGCAACCTATACAGAAGTTGCTTCAAAAATTTTGGGGAACCCATCCAGTTTACATCAGCTGGGGAGTCAGGCAAGCCGAATTTTACAGGCTTCTAGGAAGCAAATTGCAGACCTTATAGGTGTTCTGCCACAGGAAATTTTTTTTACTTCTGGTGGGACAGAAGGGGATAATTGGGTTATCAAGGGTGTTGCTTTTGAAAAGGAGCAGTTTGGCAAGCATATCGTTGTGTCTGATATTGAACATCCTGCGGTCAAGGAATCTGCACTTTGGCTGAAAACACAAGGATATGAAGTGGATTTTGCCCCTGTTGATCAGCAAGGTTTTGTCGATGTGGAGAAATTGGCAACCTTATTACGCCCAGATACAATCTTGGTCTCCGTTATGGCAGTCAATAATGAGATTGGCTCGATTCAGCCCATTCAGGCTATTTCGGATTTACTAAAAGATAAACCAACGATTTCCTTTCATGTAGATGCCGTACAGGCCTTGGCTAAGATTCCGGTAGCTACTTATTTAACGGAGCGTGTTGATTTTGCCACTTTTTCCAGCCATAAATTTCATGGTCTTCGAGGTGTCGGCTTTGCTTACATTAAAAATGGAAAGAAAATCACCCCTCTGCTAACAGGTGGTGGGCAGGAAACAGATAAGCGTTCCACAACTGAAAATCTAGCAGGGATTGCAGCAACAGCTAAAGCTCTTCGACTAGCAATGGAGCGGCAGGAAGAATTTACCCACAAAACTAGTCAGATGAAGCAAGTGTTGCTCCAAGGATTGTCCGCCTATGAAGATATTCGAATTTTCTCTGGTCAAGACCAGTTTGCCCCGCATATTCTGACCTTTGGTCTCAAAGGGGTTCGGGGAGAGGTTCTAGTCCATGCCTTTGAGGAGTATGGTATCTATGTTTCAACGACCTCAGCTTGCTCATCCAAGGCAGGAAAACCCGCTGGAACGCTCTTATCCATGGGGGTTCAATCTCAGCTTGCAACAACAGCCGTTCGCATGAGTTTGGATTTAGAAAATGATATGAGCCAAATAGAGCAGGTACTGACGACCTTTAAAATCATTTATGAACAAACGAAAAAAGTAAGATAG
- the thiI gene encoding tRNA uracil 4-sulfurtransferase ThiI, protein MQYSEIMIRYGELSTKGKNRMRFINKLRNNIQDVLSIYPAVKVMADRDRAHVYLHGTDYKPVAESLKQIFGIQNFSPSYKIEKSVPALIAAVQEIMMDIYQEGMTFKVSSKRSDHGFELDSRELNQTLGNAVFDAIPHVQVKMKAPDIELRVEIRSEAAYISYETIRGAGGLPVGTSGKGMLMLSGGIDSPVAGYLALKRGVDIEAVHFASPPYTSPGALKKAQDLTRKLTKFGGNIQFIEVPFTEIQEEIKAKAPEAYLMTLTRRFMMRITDRIREERGGLVIINGESLGQVASQTLESMQAINAVTNTPVIRPVVTMDKLEIIDIAEKIDTFEISIQPFEDCCTIFAPDRPKTNPKIKNVEQYESRLDVEGLVERAVRGIMVTEITPQAEKDEVDDLISDLL, encoded by the coding sequence ATGCAGTATTCAGAAATTATGATTCGCTACGGAGAATTGTCTACCAAAGGCAAAAATCGGATGCGCTTTATCAACAAACTCAGAAATAATATTCAGGATGTCTTATCCATCTATCCAGCAGTGAAAGTCATGGCAGACCGTGATCGGGCCCATGTTTATCTCCATGGAACCGACTACAAGCCAGTCGCAGAAAGCCTCAAACAGATTTTTGGGATTCAAAATTTTTCACCGTCTTACAAGATTGAGAAATCTGTTCCAGCCTTGATTGCTGCGGTGCAAGAAATTATGATGGACATCTACCAAGAAGGAATGACGTTTAAGGTCTCTAGCAAGCGGAGCGACCATGGCTTTGAACTGGATAGCCGTGAGCTCAATCAAACCTTGGGAAATGCCGTTTTTGATGCGATTCCCCATGTTCAAGTTAAAATGAAAGCTCCAGATATTGAGTTGCGAGTGGAGATTCGTTCAGAAGCAGCCTATATCTCCTATGAAACCATTCGTGGGGCAGGTGGGCTTCCTGTCGGAACATCTGGCAAGGGGATGCTCATGCTGTCTGGAGGAATCGATTCGCCAGTAGCTGGTTACTTAGCTCTTAAACGTGGTGTAGATATTGAAGCAGTGCATTTTGCAAGTCCTCCGTATACCAGTCCAGGTGCGCTGAAAAAGGCGCAGGATTTGACACGAAAATTGACCAAGTTCGGTGGCAATATCCAATTTATCGAGGTTCCATTCACAGAAATTCAAGAAGAAATTAAGGCAAAAGCGCCTGAAGCTTATCTCATGACCTTGACACGTCGTTTCATGATGCGGATTACCGACCGCATTCGTGAAGAACGTGGTGGTCTTGTGATCATCAATGGAGAAAGCCTAGGACAAGTGGCGAGTCAGACCTTAGAAAGTATGCAGGCCATTAACGCGGTGACCAATACCCCCGTCATTCGCCCTGTTGTGACCATGGATAAACTAGAAATTATTGACATCGCTGAGAAAATCGATACCTTTGAGATTTCCATTCAGCCTTTTGAAGATTGCTGTACCATTTTTGCCCCAGACCGTCCAAAGACCAATCCTAAGATAAAAAATGTCGAGCAGTACGAAAGCCGTTTGGATGTAGAGGGGCTGGTAGAGCGGGCTGTTCGTGGTATTATGGTGACAGAAATTACCCCTCAGGCAGAAAAAGATGAAGTTGATGACTTGATTAGCGATTTGTTGTAA
- the rplU gene encoding 50S ribosomal protein L21, whose translation MSTYAIIKTGGKQVKVEVGQAIYVEKLNVEAGQDVTFNEVVLVGGEKTVVGTPLVAGATVVGTVEKQGKQKKVVTFKYKPKKGSHRKQGHRQPYTKVVINAINA comes from the coding sequence ATGAGCACATACGCAATCATTAAAACTGGCGGAAAACAAGTTAAAGTTGAAGTTGGTCAAGCAATCTACGTTGAAAAATTGAACGTTGAAGCTGGTCAAGACGTTACATTTAACGAAGTTGTTCTTGTTGGTGGTGAAAAGACTGTTGTCGGAACTCCACTTGTAGCAGGTGCTACTGTTGTTGGAACTGTTGAAAAACAAGGAAAACAAAAGAAAGTTGTTACTTTCAAATACAAACCTAAAAAAGGTAGCCACCGTAAACAAGGTCATCGTCAACCTTACACAAAAGTTGTTATCAACGCTATCAACGCTTAA
- the rpmA gene encoding 50S ribosomal protein L27 produces the protein MLNLNLANLQLFAHKKGGGSTSNGRDSQAKRLGAKAADGQTVSGGSILYRQRGTKIYPGANVGRGGDDTLYAKVEGVVRFERKGRDKKQVSVYPIAK, from the coding sequence ATGTTAAACTTGAATCTTGCTAACTTGCAACTATTCGCCCACAAAAAAGGTGGAGGTTCAACGTCAAACGGTCGTGACTCTCAAGCAAAACGTCTTGGAGCTAAAGCGGCTGACGGTCAAACTGTATCAGGTGGTTCAATTCTTTACCGCCAACGTGGTACAAAAATCTATCCAGGAGCTAACGTAGGTCGTGGAGGAGATGACACACTTTACGCTAAAGTTGAAGGCGTAGTACGTTTTGAACGTAAAGGACGCGATAAAAAGCAGGTATCTGTTTACCCTATCGCGAAATAA
- a CDS encoding GNAT family N-acetyltransferase produces MRIRKRNCLPDEEMKQVLNLLETCHAYDGTASIPYLANDYNVDPDMPCIFLAYEEETLLGCLYVYADEIEDVSVSLFVLPSARNQGIARALEAAFIQVAKEYQLSGISYETERIFIEKNPWLLSHFNLVEEDDAELWLRRERKPYDLESRDDCKVVLAEKEMIGAIAKVQAEAFQKSIDNSEQYAHASLEGDDTLLYVLMKDKEVLASVTIDTTSDYNHIFGLGVAPVHQGQGLGSYLMKEVICQLLSRNDKAFQIVVEKENIVAATLYRKLGFTDVTEVVYLAAKN; encoded by the coding sequence ATGAGGATTAGGAAAAGAAATTGTTTACCAGATGAAGAAATGAAGCAGGTCTTGAACTTGCTAGAGACCTGTCATGCATATGATGGAACAGCTAGTATCCCTTATTTGGCGAATGACTATAATGTTGATCCAGATATGCCTTGCATCTTTCTGGCCTATGAAGAAGAGACATTATTGGGCTGTCTTTATGTTTATGCAGATGAGATTGAAGATGTAAGTGTATCACTCTTTGTCTTACCGTCAGCTAGAAATCAAGGAATTGCAAGAGCCTTGGAAGCAGCATTTATCCAAGTTGCCAAAGAATATCAACTGTCAGGGATTTCCTATGAGACAGAGCGAATTTTTATCGAGAAAAATCCATGGTTGCTCTCTCACTTTAACTTGGTCGAGGAAGACGATGCAGAACTGTGGTTGAGACGAGAGCGAAAGCCCTATGATCTGGAGAGTCGTGATGATTGTAAAGTCGTCTTAGCTGAAAAAGAGATGATTGGAGCCATTGCCAAGGTTCAAGCTGAAGCCTTTCAGAAGAGCATTGACAATAGCGAGCAATATGCACATGCTAGCCTTGAAGGAGACGACACCTTGTTATATGTATTGATGAAGGACAAGGAAGTCCTTGCTTCGGTCACAATCGATACGACATCTGATTATAACCATATTTTTGGCTTGGGAGTAGCACCTGTTCATCAAGGTCAAGGATTGGGGAGTTACTTAATGAAAGAGGTCATCTGTCAGTTGCTTTCTCGAAATGATAAAGCCTTTCAGATTGTCGTTGAAAAAGAAAACATAGTAGCTGCCACTCTGTATCGCAAACTAGGCTTTACAGATGTTACAGAAGTCGTCTACCTAGCTGCTAAGAACTAG
- a CDS encoding DUF1310 family protein: MSKQLKRIGLIVLVLGIGIGGFRMYHYQEKQKMIAIAHSKEARQLYEDYLKQEDPNAFTSRGFIESYEVNEDSMSYNPMGGLMIQLIINNNKDMTVSLNLIDNGDGKFISAYYVTSKEFWETQEQHQKE; this comes from the coding sequence ATGTCTAAACAGTTGAAACGAATCGGGCTGATAGTGCTTGTCCTCGGGATTGGCATAGGAGGCTTTAGGATGTACCACTATCAAGAAAAACAGAAGATGATCGCCATTGCCCACAGTAAGGAAGCAAGACAGTTATATGAGGACTATTTAAAACAAGAAGATCCGAATGCTTTTACAAGCAGAGGTTTTATCGAGAGTTATGAGGTCAATGAAGATAGTATGAGTTATAATCCTATGGGAGGCTTGATGATTCAACTAATCATCAATAACAACAAGGATATGACAGTCAGCTTGAACTTAATAGATAATGGAGATGGGAAATTTATATCAGCTTATTATGTTACTTCTAAAGAATTTTGGGAAACACAAGAGCAACATCAAAAGGAATAA
- a CDS encoding LysR family transcriptional regulator: MNIQQLRYVVAIANSGTFREAAEKMFVSQPSLSISVRDLEKELGFKIFSRTSSGTFLTRRGMEFYEKAQSLVKGFDQFEHLYLQPDDGEVEFSISSQHYDFLPPLITEFSQQFPEYPKFRLFESTTVQILDEVAQGHSELGIIYLNHRNTKGIMQKLDKLRLEVVDLIDFQTHIYIRKGHPLAKKKEIELADLTGLPTVRFTQEKDEYLYYSENFFDTSDSSVTFDVTDRATLNGILERTDAYATGSGFLDSESVHGIMVIPFKEEKGNRMVYVKREDSELSPCAQDFISVMEDYFAKKKG; encoded by the coding sequence ATGAATATTCAACAATTGCGCTATGTTGTGGCGATTGCAAATAGCGGGACTTTTCGAGAAGCAGCAGAGAAAATGTTTGTCTCACAGCCGAGCTTATCCATTTCTGTACGTGATTTGGAAAAAGAATTGGGCTTTAAAATTTTTAGTCGGACTAGCTCAGGCACCTTCTTGACACGTCGGGGAATGGAATTTTATGAAAAAGCCCAAAGTTTAGTAAAGGGGTTTGATCAATTCGAACACTTGTATTTACAGCCAGATGATGGTGAAGTAGAGTTTTCCATTTCCAGTCAGCACTATGATTTTTTACCACCTTTGATTACGGAATTTTCGCAGCAATTTCCTGAGTATCCAAAATTTCGTCTGTTTGAGTCAACGACAGTACAGATTTTAGATGAGGTTGCACAAGGACACAGCGAGTTGGGTATTATCTATCTCAACCATCGTAACACCAAAGGAATTATGCAAAAGTTGGATAAACTCCGTTTGGAAGTGGTAGATTTGATTGATTTTCAAACCCATATCTATATCCGTAAGGGACACCCTTTGGCTAAGAAAAAAGAGATTGAGTTAGCAGATTTAACAGGACTTCCAACCGTTCGTTTTACCCAAGAAAAGGATGAATATCTCTATTATTCGGAAAATTTCTTTGATACTTCAGACTCATCTGTAACCTTCGATGTGACGGATCGTGCTACCCTAAATGGTATTTTAGAGCGAACAGATGCCTATGCGACTGGTTCGGGATTTTTAGATAGTGAGAGTGTACATGGGATTATGGTAATTCCCTTTAAGGAAGAAAAGGGCAATCGCATGGTATATGTCAAAAGAGAAGATAGTGAATTGAGTCCTTGTGCGCAAGATTTCATCAGCGTCATGGAAGACTATTTTGCCAAAAAGAAAGGATAA
- the lspA gene encoding signal peptidase II — protein sequence MRKIGFPLWIVCLIIMDQWVKAWTVANIALNEQRTFIPKIVNLYYLRNYGAAFSILQHQQWFFTLVTLIVITAAVWYFIKHIKGSLWTLWSLSLVIAGGIGNFIDRLRLGYVVDMFHLDFIDFPVFNVADICLTVGVAVLFISIMKEENNGNKS from the coding sequence ATGAGAAAAATCGGATTTCCACTTTGGATTGTCTGCCTAATCATTATGGATCAATGGGTAAAGGCTTGGACTGTAGCCAACATTGCCTTGAATGAACAACGTACTTTTATTCCAAAAATTGTCAATTTGTATTACCTACGTAACTACGGAGCTGCTTTTTCTATTCTCCAACATCAGCAATGGTTTTTTACCCTAGTGACTCTCATCGTGATAACAGCAGCTGTTTGGTATTTCATCAAGCATATCAAGGGGAGTCTTTGGACTCTATGGAGCCTATCTCTTGTGATTGCAGGGGGAATCGGAAATTTTATTGATCGCCTTCGTCTAGGTTACGTTGTGGATATGTTTCATCTTGATTTTATCGATTTTCCTGTTTTTAATGTCGCAGATATATGTTTGACGGTTGGTGTAGCAGTCTTGTTTATCAGTATTATGAAAGAAGAGAATAATGGAAATAAAAGTTGA
- a CDS encoding RluA family pseudouridine synthase has product MEIKVETGGIRLDKALADLTSLSRSVANEQIKSGLVRVNGEVKKAKYTVQTGDCIQYEIPEVEEIDYVAEEIPLEIVYEDADVAVVNKPQGMVVHPSAGHTSGTLVNALLYHIKDLSGINGVMRPGIVHRIDKDTSGLLMIAKNDEAHQKLAEELKAKKSLRKYVAIVHGNLPNDRGVIEAPIGRSDKDRKKQAVSAKGKEALTRFQVLERFGDYTLVELTLETGRTHQIRVHMAYIGHPVAGDEVYGPRKTLKGHGQFLHAKTLGFTHPKTGELVTFTAEEPTIFHETLEKLRKA; this is encoded by the coding sequence ATGGAAATAAAAGTTGAAACAGGTGGCATTCGCCTAGATAAAGCCTTGGCTGACCTAACTTCTTTATCACGCTCAGTCGCAAATGAGCAGATAAAATCTGGCTTGGTCCGTGTCAATGGTGAGGTGAAAAAAGCCAAATACACGGTTCAGACAGGAGACTGTATCCAATACGAGATTCCTGAAGTGGAAGAAATTGACTATGTCGCAGAAGAGATTCCACTTGAGATTGTGTATGAAGATGCAGATGTAGCTGTTGTCAATAAGCCGCAAGGCATGGTGGTACATCCCTCAGCTGGTCATACTTCAGGTACTCTGGTCAATGCACTTCTGTACCATATCAAGGATTTATCTGGTATCAATGGAGTCATGCGACCAGGCATTGTTCATCGTATTGACAAGGATACATCTGGTCTTTTGATGATTGCTAAGAATGATGAAGCCCACCAGAAATTAGCAGAAGAATTAAAGGCGAAGAAATCCTTACGAAAATATGTGGCGATTGTCCATGGCAATTTGCCAAATGATCGAGGTGTAATTGAAGCGCCGATTGGTCGTTCGGACAAGGATCGTAAGAAGCAAGCAGTATCTGCTAAGGGGAAAGAAGCTCTGACTCGTTTTCAAGTGCTAGAGCGCTTTGGAGACTATACCTTGGTCGAGTTAACCCTTGAAACGGGTCGGACACATCAGATTCGTGTTCATATGGCCTATATTGGTCATCCAGTTGCTGGAGATGAGGTGTATGGACCACGTAAGACCCTAAAAGGTCATGGTCAGTTCCTACACGCTAAGACCCTTGGTTTTACACATCCTAAGACAGGTGAGCTTGTGACCTTTACGGCAGAAGAGCCTACTATTTTCCATGAAACCTTAGAGAAACTCAGAAAAGCCTAA
- a CDS encoding zinc ribbon domain-containing protein YjdM: protein METLPNCPKCQSEYVYEDGVLLICPECAYEWNPAEVAEEEGLVAIDANGNRLADGDTVTLIKDLKVKGAPKDLKQGTRVKNIRIVEGDHNIDCKIDGFGAMKLKSEFVKKI, encoded by the coding sequence ATGGAAACTTTACCAAATTGTCCAAAATGTCAATCAGAATATGTCTATGAGGACGGTGTATTGCTCATCTGTCCAGAGTGTGCCTATGAGTGGAACCCCGCAGAGGTTGCTGAAGAAGAAGGACTTGTGGCAATCGATGCCAATGGAAATCGTTTGGCAGATGGTGACACGGTAACCTTGATTAAGGACTTGAAAGTCAAGGGAGCACCGAAGGACTTGAAACAAGGCACACGTGTGAAAAACATTCGCATTGTGGAAGGTGACCATAACATTGATTGTAAGATTGATGGTTTTGGTGCCATGAAATTGAAATCAGAATTTGTGAAAAAAATCTAA
- a CDS encoding Pr6Pr family membrane protein, protein MNYQSKYFYSRCLLAILAIVGTTLEIVKYGIGMLMYYTVQSNLLVALFSTYMVSALYRKKDLQSRSFLRIKAAVTMSIMITCVIYHLMLAPLATDFWRVENLLCHYIVPLYFLLDTLFLDKQRQYKWFDPIWWTTLPVIYLAFALINGLFIKWPIPEAKDSPFAYFFLNVPKYGWNFVLNYSVTIFIAYLLAGFALLLLKSIRVPNRSRKPRTV, encoded by the coding sequence TTGAACTATCAAAGTAAGTATTTTTATTCGCGTTGTTTGTTGGCTATTCTTGCCATTGTCGGAACGACTCTTGAGATTGTTAAGTATGGTATTGGGATGCTGATGTATTATACCGTGCAGTCCAATTTGCTGGTAGCTCTATTTTCGACTTACATGGTCTCTGCTCTGTACCGTAAAAAAGACTTGCAAAGTCGGTCCTTCCTACGGATAAAAGCAGCAGTCACCATGTCGATTATGATTACCTGTGTCATTTATCATCTGATGCTAGCTCCCTTAGCGACAGATTTTTGGCGGGTGGAAAATCTTCTCTGTCACTATATTGTCCCGCTTTACTTTCTACTAGATACCTTGTTTTTGGACAAGCAAAGACAATACAAGTGGTTTGATCCAATTTGGTGGACAACCTTGCCAGTTATCTATTTAGCTTTTGCTCTCATCAATGGTCTGTTTATCAAATGGCCCATTCCTGAGGCGAAAGACAGTCCCTTTGCCTATTTCTTCTTAAATGTTCCCAAATACGGTTGGAACTTTGTTTTGAACTATTCAGTCACTATTTTTATTGCTTATTTACTGGCTGGTTTTGCTTTACTATTGCTGAAATCCATTCGCGTACCAAATCGGTCACGAAAACCACGTACTGTTTAA
- a CDS encoding oligopeptide ABC transporter substrate-binding protein — protein MKKTTKMFSLAAVTLLSASVLAACGSKKASNAEQENLSFQTEVTNEGTPIKGGQLNYAIVAASASTGLLMDELSDNTVDSSFGGLVDESMFGYDGDRKLDDSGLAKVDFDLKGKKLTVTLTGKDYKWSDGQPFTIDDYIFTIEKMADKGYTGVRFDERFTNIVGMDDFVAGKADKISGIEKVDDYTAVLTVKEMTPSMMYAGGNVPAYVMPKHIFKDIPVADWEKSDYARATTKFVGMGAFKIKEVVGGESVTFVANENYFDGKPKVDSVKMDIVSPDTIVSEMKAGHYDIAEMPSDQLDSFKDLSNITVLGRLASSYEYVSFNLGKYDKDANKNVMNPDAKMNDVKLRQAMGYALDNKTAGDKLYNGLYHPATSLIISFFGDLHDSELEGYTYNPEKAKKLLDEAGYKDVDGDGIREDKNGKPFKISLAARKRTEANEALVQQYINWWKEVGLNVELYTGRTIELNSFYDMIQANDANIDAYIGGWSTGYDPNPTGLWGPEAQFNMSRYVSDENTELLKAIGSEESFDEKKNLENYKKWQKYAFEQAFAIPTFESETLTAVNKRVKYSDTLLGSASKAPLNKVELTADQGVAEK, from the coding sequence ATGAAAAAGACAACAAAAATGTTCTCACTGGCTGCAGTGACTCTCTTATCCGCTTCTGTATTAGCAGCATGTGGATCAAAAAAAGCATCAAATGCTGAACAAGAAAACTTATCATTCCAAACGGAAGTAACAAATGAAGGGACTCCAATCAAAGGTGGTCAACTCAACTATGCAATTGTAGCTGCTTCAGCTTCTACAGGATTGTTGATGGATGAATTGTCAGATAATACCGTTGATAGTTCTTTTGGTGGTCTGGTTGATGAGTCCATGTTTGGATATGACGGTGACCGTAAGCTAGATGATTCAGGCCTTGCCAAGGTTGACTTCGATTTAAAAGGTAAAAAACTTACTGTGACATTGACTGGTAAGGATTATAAGTGGTCTGATGGACAGCCATTTACAATTGATGATTATATCTTTACCATTGAAAAAATGGCTGATAAAGGCTATACTGGTGTGCGTTTTGATGAGCGTTTCACAAATATCGTCGGAATGGATGATTTTGTCGCTGGAAAAGCAGATAAGATTTCAGGGATTGAAAAAGTTGACGATTATACAGCTGTCCTAACTGTGAAAGAAATGACTCCTTCAATGATGTATGCAGGAGGAAATGTTCCAGCCTATGTTATGCCAAAACACATCTTCAAGGATATTCCTGTTGCTGATTGGGAAAAGAGTGACTATGCACGTGCAACGACTAAGTTTGTTGGTATGGGCGCATTCAAAATAAAGGAGGTTGTCGGTGGTGAATCGGTTACCTTTGTAGCGAATGAAAATTACTTTGACGGCAAACCAAAAGTTGATAGTGTGAAGATGGATATTGTATCTCCTGATACCATTGTGTCAGAGATGAAAGCAGGTCACTATGATATAGCTGAAATGCCAAGTGACCAATTAGATTCCTTTAAAGACTTATCTAATATCACAGTCCTTGGTCGTCTTGCTTCTAGCTACGAATATGTATCGTTCAATCTTGGAAAATATGACAAGGATGCCAATAAAAATGTTATGAATCCTGATGCCAAGATGAATGATGTGAAATTGCGTCAAGCTATGGGGTATGCACTTGATAATAAGACTGCAGGAGATAAGCTCTACAATGGTTTGTATCACCCAGCAACTTCATTGATTATTTCATTCTTTGGTGATTTACATGATTCAGAGTTAGAAGGCTACACTTACAACCCAGAAAAAGCGAAGAAATTACTCGATGAAGCAGGTTATAAAGATGTAGACGGAGACGGTATCCGTGAAGATAAGAATGGAAAACCATTCAAGATTAGTCTTGCAGCTCGTAAACGGACTGAGGCAAATGAAGCTCTCGTACAACAATACATTAACTGGTGGAAAGAAGTTGGCTTAAATGTTGAACTCTACACAGGTCGTACGATTGAATTGAATTCATTCTATGATATGATTCAAGCAAATGATGCCAATATTGATGCTTACATTGGTGGTTGGTCAACAGGTTACGATCCAAATCCAACAGGTTTGTGGGGACCAGAAGCTCAATTCAATATGTCTCGTTACGTATCAGATGAAAATACTGAGTTACTCAAGGCTATCGGTTCAGAAGAATCATTTGACGAGAAGAAAAATCTTGAAAATTACAAGAAATGGCAAAAATATGCCTTTGAGCAAGCATTTGCGATTCCAACCTTCGAATCAGAAACCCTTACAGCTGTCAATAAACGTGTTAAATATTCAGATACACTATTAGGATCAGCTTCTAAAGCACCATTGAATAAGGTTGAATTAACAGCTGATCAAGGTGTAGCTGAGAAATAA